From the genome of Actinomycetota bacterium, one region includes:
- a CDS encoding molybdopterin-dependent oxidoreductase: MRKRTGAWLGLASAAAALGVAHLVSGLIGRAEASPIVAVGSAAIDRVPRWLKEFAIGTFGTADKLVLVLVMAAVVSVVAIAVGIASLRRPEVGYASLVLLATIGVLAALTRPNAERIDAIPALAGAAAGAITLRLMRRELVGAGEPADTATVGNPDAVSRRRFLVGGAVALGAAALAGVAGQFLSRRSEAVASRSRVVVPTEVAPAPPVPSGVDLGIDGLTTFTTPNADFYRIDTALIVPTVTAEEWRLHVHGMVERELTLDFEQLNARSLIERDVTLACVSNEIGGDLIGNARWIGAPLGDLLAEAGVDPIADQLVSTSIDGFTCGTPVSAVTDGRDAMLAVAMNGEPLPIEHGFPVRMVVPGLYGYVSATKWVVDLELTTFDSFDPYWIRRGWAEQAPIKTQSRVDTPRHDSSVKAGEIVVAGVAWAQRVGISRVEVRVDDGPWADADLADVASIDTWRPWKVITRVEPGARRLQVRATDADGVTQPEARTEPFPDGATGWHTILVDVA; this comes from the coding sequence ATGAGGAAGCGGACGGGGGCATGGCTCGGTCTGGCCTCCGCCGCGGCTGCGCTCGGCGTGGCCCACCTCGTGTCCGGGCTCATCGGGAGAGCCGAGGCATCACCGATCGTTGCCGTCGGCTCGGCGGCGATCGACCGAGTGCCGCGCTGGCTGAAGGAGTTCGCGATCGGGACCTTCGGCACCGCCGACAAGCTCGTGCTCGTGCTCGTGATGGCCGCGGTCGTGAGCGTGGTCGCGATCGCGGTGGGCATCGCCTCGCTGCGACGGCCGGAGGTCGGCTACGCGAGTCTCGTGCTGCTTGCGACGATCGGGGTGCTCGCGGCACTCACCAGGCCGAACGCCGAGCGGATCGATGCGATCCCCGCGTTGGCGGGCGCAGCCGCCGGTGCGATCACGCTGCGGCTCATGCGGCGCGAGCTCGTGGGCGCAGGTGAGCCGGCCGACACGGCCACGGTCGGGAACCCCGATGCGGTCTCGAGGCGCCGATTCCTGGTCGGAGGGGCCGTCGCGCTCGGCGCCGCCGCACTCGCCGGGGTCGCAGGGCAGTTCCTGTCGCGGCGCTCCGAGGCGGTGGCCTCCCGCTCTCGGGTCGTTGTGCCCACCGAGGTCGCGCCGGCGCCGCCCGTGCCGAGCGGAGTCGACCTCGGCATCGACGGGTTGACCACGTTCACCACGCCGAACGCCGACTTCTACCGCATCGACACCGCCTTGATCGTGCCCACGGTGACCGCCGAGGAATGGCGGCTGCACGTCCACGGCATGGTCGAGCGCGAGCTCACCCTGGACTTCGAGCAGCTCAACGCCCGGTCGCTGATCGAGCGGGACGTGACCCTCGCCTGCGTCTCGAACGAGATCGGCGGCGACCTGATCGGGAACGCGCGCTGGATCGGAGCGCCGCTCGGGGACCTGCTCGCCGAGGCCGGCGTCGATCCGATCGCGGACCAGCTCGTGAGCACGTCGATCGACGGCTTCACCTGTGGCACGCCGGTCTCGGCCGTCACCGATGGGCGCGACGCGATGCTCGCCGTCGCGATGAACGGTGAGCCGTTGCCGATCGAACACGGGTTCCCGGTGCGCATGGTCGTGCCCGGGCTCTACGGGTACGTCTCGGCCACGAAGTGGGTCGTCGACCTCGAGCTCACGACGTTCGATTCCTTCGATCCGTACTGGATCCGGCGCGGATGGGCCGAGCAGGCGCCGATCAAGACGCAGTCGCGTGTCGACACGCCCCGGCACGATTCCTCGGTGAAGGCCGGGGAGATCGTGGTCGCCGGCGTGGCCTGGGCCCAGCGCGTCGGCATCTCCCGGGTCGAGGTGCGGGTCGACGACGGGCCGTGGGCCGATGCGGACCTCGCCGACGTGGCCTCGATCGACACCTGGCGCCCGTGGAAGGTGATCACCCGCGTCGAGCCGGGAGCCCGGCGCCTGCAGGTGAGGGCCACCGACGCCGACGGCGTGACGCAGCCCGAGGCGCGAACGGAGCCCTTCCCCGACGGCGCGACCGGCTGGCACACGATCCTCGTGGACGTCGCGTGA
- a CDS encoding DNA polymerase IV has product MKWVFHVDMDEFIAAVEVLRHPELRGKPVIVGGDGDPTKRGVVSTASYEAREFGVRSAMPLRTALKRCPDGVFLAVDAEHYLEASGRVMDTLRTFPGVVQVLGWDEAFMSVETDDPEAIAREIQSKVLERTGLWCSIGLGDSRHRAKLASGFAKPRGVFRLTRAEWPELMGPKPVDALWGIGRKTSDKLNELGIHTVDELANADDEVLAARFGPNTGPWIRSLGTGDDDAEVTAEPYVRRGQSHERTFQRDLTDPGLIRRETERITRELVGDLPDDRLVMRVTVKLRTSSFFTSTHGRKLPEPTRDPDAIVEHALDALARFELDRPVRLLGVRAELADPSP; this is encoded by the coding sequence ATGAAGTGGGTCTTCCACGTCGACATGGACGAATTCATCGCGGCGGTCGAGGTGCTGCGACACCCCGAGCTGCGCGGGAAGCCCGTGATCGTGGGCGGCGACGGCGACCCGACGAAGCGCGGCGTCGTCTCCACGGCGTCGTACGAGGCGCGGGAATTCGGTGTGCGATCGGCCATGCCGCTGCGCACCGCGTTGAAGCGATGTCCCGACGGCGTGTTCCTAGCGGTCGACGCCGAGCACTACCTCGAGGCGAGCGGGCGGGTGATGGACACGCTGCGCACGTTCCCGGGCGTGGTGCAGGTGCTCGGCTGGGACGAGGCGTTCATGTCGGTCGAGACCGACGACCCCGAGGCGATCGCTCGGGAGATCCAGTCGAAGGTGCTCGAGCGTACCGGCCTCTGGTGCTCGATCGGCCTCGGCGACTCGCGGCATCGAGCGAAGCTCGCCAGCGGATTCGCGAAGCCGCGGGGCGTGTTCCGACTCACCCGCGCGGAGTGGCCGGAGCTGATGGGTCCGAAGCCGGTCGACGCCCTCTGGGGCATCGGCAGGAAGACCTCCGACAAGCTGAACGAGCTCGGCATCCACACGGTCGACGAGCTCGCGAACGCCGATGACGAGGTCCTCGCGGCGCGCTTCGGACCGAACACCGGTCCGTGGATCCGCAGCCTCGGCACCGGCGACGACGACGCAGAGGTCACGGCCGAGCCGTACGTGCGACGAGGGCAGAGCCACGAGCGCACGTTCCAGCGGGACCTGACCGACCCCGGCCTGATCAGGCGGGAGACCGAGCGCATCACCCGAGAGCTCGTCGGCGATCTCCCCGATGACCGGCTCGTGATGCGCGTGACCGTGAAGCTCCGCACCTCGTCGTTCTTCACCTCGACCCACGGCCGCAAGCTGCCGGAGCCGACCCGAGACCCCGACGCGATCGTCGAGCACGCCCTCGATGCGCTCGCGAGGTTCGAGCTCGACCGCCCGGTTCGCCTGCTCGGCGTGCGCGCCGAGCTCGCCGACCCGAGCCCGTAG